Proteins encoded by one window of Panicum virgatum strain AP13 chromosome 7N, P.virgatum_v5, whole genome shotgun sequence:
- the LOC120683362 gene encoding uncharacterized protein LOC120683362, which yields MKGGGGKETVTATFLRSLLLLLLPLTALYFFYTLHLLLATASPAASNCPPDSSVSVSGASAKLTAAAAEEKKRPGSAAAAPTPTTLQHVVFGIAASSRLWDKRKEYIKVWWRLRGAMRGYVWLDRAVRESNMSTARTGLPAIRISDDTSAFPYTHRRGHRSAIRISRIVSETFRLGLPEVRWFVMGDDDTIFFPDNLLTVLNKFDHSQPYYIGSLSESHLQNIYFSYGMAYGGGGFAISRPLAEALARMQDGCIRRYPALYGSDDRIQACMAELGVPLTKHPGFHQYDVYGDLLGLLAAHPVAPLVTLHHLDVVKPLFPDARSRPAAVRRLFDGPVKLDTAGLMQQSICYDDANRWTVSVAWGFVVLVARGVMSPREMEMPARTFLNWYPRADYTAYAFNTRPMARSPCQKPAVYYMSSARRAPDRDGGETTVTRYERWRHPNETRPACRWDIADPDAHLDNIVVFKRPDPGLWDRSPRRNCCRVVSSPKEGSGKKMTIDVGVCREGEFTQVAAV from the exons ATGAAGGGAGGGGGCGGGAAGGAGACGGTCACCGCCACCTTCCTCCGctccctcctcctgctcctgctcccccTCACCGCGCTCTACTTCTTCTACacgctccacctcctcctcgccaccgcgtcgccggccgcctccaACTGCCCGCCTGACTCCTCCGTGTCGGTCTCCGGGGCGTCCGCCAAActcacggccgcggcggcggaggagaagaaGCGCCCCggttccgccgccgcggcgcccacgCCGACGACGCTGCAGCACGTGGTGTTCGGCATCGCGGCGTCGTCGCGGTTGTGGGACAAGCGCAAGGAGTACATCAAGGTGTGGTGGCGCCTGCGCGGCGCCATGCGGGGCTACGTGTGGCTCGACCGCGCGGTGCGCGAGTCCAACATGTCCACGGCGCGGACGGGGCTCCCGGCCATCAGGATCTCCGACGACACCTCCGCCTTCCCCTACACGCACCGCCGGGgccaccgctccgccatccgcATCTCCCGCATCGTCTCCGAGACgttccgcctcggcctccccgaGGTGCGCTGGTTCGTCATGGGCGATGACGACACAATCTTCTTCCCCGACAATCTCCTCACCGTGCTCAACAAGTTCGACCACAGCCAGCCCTACTACATCGGCTCCCTCTCAGAGAGCCACCTGCAGAACATCTACTTCTCCTACGGCATggcgtacggcggcggcggcttcgccaTCAGCCGCCCGCTGGCCGAGGCGCTCGCGCGGATGCAGGACGGCTGCATCCGCCGCTACCCGGCGCTCTACGGTAGCGACGACCGGATCCAGGCGTGCATGGCGGAGCTGGGCGTGCCGCTCACCAAGCACCCGGGGTTCCACCAGTACGATGTGTACGGTGATCTGCTGGGCCTCCTCGCGGCCCACCCGGTGGCGCCGCTCGTGACGCTGCACCACCTCGACGTCGTCAAGCCCCTGTTCCCGGACGCGAGGTCGCGCcccgcggcggtgcggcggctgtTCGATGGACCGGTGAAGCTGGACACGGCGGGGCTGATGCAGCAGTCCATCTGCTACGACGACGCCAACCGGTGGACGGTGTCCGTGGCGTGGGGGTTCGTGGTGCTGGTGGCAAGGGGCGTAATGTCGCCGCGGGAGATGGAGATGCCGGCGCGCACGTTCCTCAACTGGTACCCCCGCGCCGACTACACGGCGTACGCGTTCAACACGAGGCCCATGGCGCGCAGCCCGTGCCAGAAGCCTGCCGTGTACTACATGTcgtcggcgcggcgcgcgcccgACCGCGACGGCGGGGAGACCACGGTGACGCGGTACGAGCGGTGGCGCCACCCGAACGAGACGCGGCCAGCGTGCCGGTGGGACATCGCCGACCCGGACGCGCATCTTGATAACATCGTCGTGTTCAAGAGGCCTGACCCCGGGCTCTGGGACAGG TCTCCCAGGCGAAATTGCTGCAGAGTGGTTTCGTCGCCCAAGGAGGGGAGCGGGAAGAAGATGACCATCGATGTAGGCGTATGCAGGGAAGGCGAGTTCACCCAGGTAGCAGCAGTATAA